One stretch of Fictibacillus sp. b24 DNA includes these proteins:
- a CDS encoding DMT family transporter, producing MKKVNPYVLLVVATLIWGGNFVIGRAITSSLPPVTLSFLRWCTAFVIFLPFAWPFLRKEWQVVKKQWRIVLFMALTGITGFNTLLYIALHYTTSINASLVNTSTPIIIFILSFIWLGERLNAKQVAGAILSIVGLHFIISKGSLAVLLQFSFNKGDLIVIAAVICWSIYSLLIKRYAGKLPTYSTFTVSMVLGIIILLPFFIKEAQETEIVWSTGSVLTILYTGIFASIVAFMSWNTAVERVGPNKAGIFLNLIPVFAATFAVLFIDETLAYYQAVGGALVILGVYLSTRVTKRAKSSVAADRSL from the coding sequence ATGAAAAAAGTAAACCCATATGTACTTCTAGTTGTCGCAACCTTGATCTGGGGAGGCAATTTCGTGATTGGACGAGCGATTACGAGCAGTTTACCGCCTGTTACACTATCTTTTTTGCGATGGTGCACAGCATTCGTCATTTTCCTCCCATTTGCCTGGCCATTTCTACGTAAAGAGTGGCAGGTGGTGAAAAAGCAGTGGCGAATTGTACTATTCATGGCACTCACTGGTATTACCGGCTTCAACACACTTCTTTACATCGCACTTCATTACACGACTTCCATCAACGCATCACTCGTTAACACGTCGACGCCGATTATTATCTTTATTCTGTCATTCATCTGGCTGGGTGAGCGGCTGAACGCCAAACAAGTTGCAGGTGCCATTCTTTCAATCGTTGGACTTCATTTTATTATTTCGAAAGGCTCACTTGCTGTGTTGCTGCAGTTCTCCTTTAACAAGGGTGACCTGATTGTGATTGCTGCTGTCATCTGCTGGAGCATTTATTCTTTACTTATAAAAAGATATGCTGGAAAACTTCCGACATACAGCACGTTCACCGTTTCGATGGTTCTCGGCATCATAATCTTGCTTCCGTTTTTTATAAAAGAAGCACAAGAGACAGAGATCGTCTGGTCGACCGGCTCCGTACTAACGATTTTATACACAGGAATCTTTGCGTCCATCGTTGCCTTTATGTCATGGAACACAGCGGTAGAACGAGTAGGACCGAATAAAGCAGGCATTTTTCTGAACTTGATTCCAGTGTTCGCTGCCACTTTTGCCGTGCTGTTTATTGATGAAACGCTCGCTTATTATCAAGCGGTTGGCGGAGCGTTAGTCATACTAGGTGTTTATCTATCAACCCGTGTAACAAAAAGAGCAAAAAGCAGTGTCGCGGCAGATAGAAGTCTTTAG
- a CDS encoding ABC transporter ATP-binding protein, protein MTTHTLELKNLTKKIKSKTIVDDLSFSVREGEIFGLLGPNGAGKTTTIRMIVGLISITDGDVLINGDNIRGNYEKAMERVGAIVENPQLYDYMSGYKNLMQYARIMPGVTKERIDEVIELVDLKYAIHDKVKTYSLGMRQRLGVAQALLHKPNVLILDEPTNGLDPQGIYDLRNYLRLLANNGTSVVVSSHMLSEMQMMCDRVAIIQNGKLVRIDEITNQEDEADVKVHFQIEGDTSQAKQVLVKMNDALAVTESGNELIVEVSDVRFIAELNKQLVLAGVLVVGIQRKTKTLEERFLEMTKKGGDVNEVAVPVNE, encoded by the coding sequence ATGACAACACATACGTTAGAACTAAAGAACTTAACGAAAAAGATTAAAAGCAAGACCATTGTAGATGATCTGTCGTTCTCGGTGAGAGAAGGAGAAATCTTTGGCCTGCTCGGCCCGAATGGTGCCGGAAAAACGACGACGATCCGAATGATTGTAGGACTCATCTCAATTACAGACGGTGATGTTCTGATCAACGGTGACAACATTCGCGGAAACTATGAAAAAGCGATGGAACGCGTTGGTGCAATTGTTGAAAATCCTCAGCTGTACGATTATATGTCAGGATATAAAAACCTCATGCAATATGCGAGGATCATGCCAGGTGTAACGAAGGAAAGAATTGACGAAGTGATCGAACTCGTCGATCTGAAATACGCCATTCATGACAAAGTAAAAACCTACTCGCTTGGTATGAGACAACGACTAGGAGTAGCGCAGGCACTTTTACATAAGCCAAACGTGTTGATTCTAGACGAACCAACAAACGGACTTGATCCACAAGGAATCTATGATCTAAGAAACTATTTACGGCTTCTAGCAAACAACGGTACCTCTGTCGTCGTCTCTTCTCACATGCTTTCCGAGATGCAGATGATGTGTGACCGCGTTGCCATTATTCAGAACGGAAAACTTGTGCGAATTGACGAAATCACGAATCAAGAAGACGAAGCAGACGTAAAAGTTCACTTCCAGATCGAGGGAGATACTTCACAAGCCAAACAAGTTTTAGTGAAGATGAATGATGCACTTGCCGTGACTGAATCTGGCAATGAACTGATCGTTGAAGTATCTGACGTACGATTTATCGCAGAGCTGAACAAACAGCTTGTATTAGCAGGTGTTCTCGTTGTAGGCATCCAACGTAAAACGAAGACATTAGAAGAGCGATTCTTAGAAATGACGAAGAAAGGGGGCGATGTGAATGAAGTGGCTGTCCCTGTTAACGAATGA
- a CDS encoding ABC transporter permease — translation MKWLSLLTNEWIKIFSRIRTWIFLALPIIIIIGVAVYDKVTTDEEVNNNWKQELTEQIKNDKKLVEEEKKNGADEFYIEMLETGIKQNEYAIANEISPYETTTWQFMKDMAPISSLIGLFVIVVASDIVSSEFSKGTIKMLLIRPYSRWKILLSKFLATLGFAFVMWLVVIASTWLVGGLAYGFGGMDQSYLVVTEDQQVKERLIVEYVFANIGVEFIELTALVALSFMISTLFMSNSVAIGVAMFTMFAGNTIVMLLANKDWIVYTLFANMDLSVLIDGQDQLIKDLTLPFSISVLAVYTAVMLAITFTVFQKRDVKA, via the coding sequence ATGAAGTGGCTGTCCCTGTTAACGAATGAGTGGATTAAGATCTTTAGCCGCATACGCACATGGATTTTCCTTGCGCTTCCGATCATCATTATTATTGGTGTTGCCGTCTATGATAAAGTAACGACGGATGAGGAAGTGAATAACAACTGGAAGCAAGAACTTACTGAACAAATTAAGAATGATAAGAAGTTGGTAGAAGAAGAAAAGAAAAACGGCGCTGATGAGTTTTACATAGAGATGCTTGAAACAGGCATTAAGCAAAACGAATACGCCATTGCCAATGAAATTTCACCATATGAAACAACAACTTGGCAGTTTATGAAAGATATGGCGCCGATCTCGTCCTTAATCGGATTATTTGTTATCGTAGTCGCGAGTGATATTGTCTCAAGTGAATTTTCAAAAGGAACCATTAAGATGCTGCTCATTCGTCCTTATAGCAGATGGAAGATCCTATTATCCAAGTTCCTTGCAACATTAGGATTTGCCTTTGTGATGTGGCTCGTTGTGATTGCATCAACGTGGCTGGTCGGTGGTCTAGCGTATGGATTCGGAGGAATGGATCAATCGTATCTGGTTGTAACGGAAGATCAACAAGTAAAAGAACGATTGATCGTTGAGTACGTTTTTGCCAACATCGGTGTCGAGTTTATCGAATTAACGGCACTTGTAGCTCTGTCGTTCATGATTTCTACTCTGTTCATGAGTAACTCGGTCGCAATTGGGGTGGCCATGTTCACAATGTTTGCAGGAAACACGATTGTGATGCTGCTCGCTAACAAAGACTGGATTGTTTACACACTGTTTGCCAACATGGATCTTAGCGTGCTCATTGACGGGCAAGATCAGCTGATCAAAGATTTAACGCTGCCGTTCTCCATTAGTGTGTTGGCGGTGTATACAGCGGTGATGCTTGCAATTACGTTTACCGTTTTCCAGAAGCGTGATGTAAAAGCGTAA
- a CDS encoding DUF2569 domain-containing protein, whose amino-acid sequence METQTKQKEDVKGIGGWLLLVAVGLILALPYKLNAILIGLEAIKGYTLNSILLKYIIYGELVFNIGLLLFNVYLLYLFFAKKKVFVKSWLFLLQITLYFAIVLDVLLLFVDEVDTGTAFVNSASAALAFVIWSAYAKKSYRVHNTFVN is encoded by the coding sequence TTGGAAACTCAAACAAAACAAAAAGAAGATGTAAAAGGGATAGGAGGCTGGCTACTGTTGGTGGCAGTGGGACTCATCTTAGCTCTCCCATATAAGCTGAATGCTATACTGATCGGGCTGGAGGCTATTAAAGGCTATACCCTAAATTCTATATTATTGAAGTACATCATTTACGGAGAATTGGTCTTTAACATCGGTTTACTATTGTTTAATGTTTATCTTCTCTATTTATTTTTCGCAAAGAAAAAAGTTTTCGTCAAATCATGGCTGTTTCTGCTACAGATCACATTATATTTTGCCATCGTGTTAGATGTATTGCTTCTCTTTGTGGATGAAGTGGATACAGGGACTGCTTTTGTTAACTCAGCATCTGCTGCATTAGCCTTTGTTATTTGGTCAGCGTATGCCAAAAAATCGTACCGCGTCCACAACACATTTGTAAATTAA
- the aceA gene encoding isocitrate lyase — MKQSRVEKLQEMWQNEERWSGVQRPYTAEEVIRLRGSIDIEHTLAKRGAEKFWDLLQNETYVNALGALTGNQAVQQAKAGLKAVYLSGWQVAADANLSGNMYPDQSLYPANSVPHVVKRINSALQRADQIQHMEGGNEVDYFLPIVADAEAGFGGQLNVFELMKGMIESGASAVHFEDQLSSEKKCGHLGGKVLLPTMTAVRNLISARLAADVMGTPTILIARTDADAADLITSDIDPVDRAFITGERTAEGFYRTNAGLDQAIARGLAYAPYADLIWCETSEPNLEQAQRFADAIHEQFPGKLLAYNCSPSFNWKKKLDDATIETFQQQLAAMGYKFQFVTLAGFHALNHSMFELAKGYKARGMGAYSELQQREFDSEIDGYTATRHQREVGTGYFDEVTQLVSGGTASTTALKGSTEEDQFQSQKA, encoded by the coding sequence ATGAAACAATCACGTGTGGAGAAATTACAGGAAATGTGGCAAAACGAAGAGCGCTGGTCAGGAGTTCAGCGCCCATATACAGCTGAAGAGGTTATTCGCTTGCGCGGATCCATTGATATTGAACATACACTTGCAAAACGAGGTGCTGAAAAATTCTGGGATCTGCTTCAAAACGAAACATATGTAAACGCTTTAGGTGCACTAACAGGTAATCAGGCGGTTCAGCAAGCAAAGGCAGGTCTGAAAGCCGTATACTTAAGCGGTTGGCAGGTCGCAGCTGATGCCAACCTTTCAGGAAACATGTATCCTGACCAAAGTTTGTATCCAGCAAACTCTGTGCCACACGTGGTAAAACGCATTAACTCTGCTCTTCAGCGCGCTGATCAGATTCAGCACATGGAAGGCGGAAATGAGGTAGATTACTTCCTGCCAATCGTTGCCGATGCAGAAGCTGGTTTCGGCGGACAGCTTAACGTGTTTGAACTAATGAAAGGCATGATTGAATCAGGAGCTTCTGCTGTTCACTTTGAAGATCAGCTATCTTCTGAGAAAAAATGCGGTCACCTTGGCGGAAAAGTACTATTGCCAACGATGACGGCTGTACGCAACTTAATCTCTGCTCGTCTTGCGGCAGATGTAATGGGCACGCCAACAATCTTGATCGCACGTACAGATGCGGATGCTGCAGACTTGATCACAAGTGACATCGACCCAGTCGATCGTGCATTTATTACAGGTGAGCGAACGGCTGAAGGCTTCTACCGTACGAATGCTGGCCTTGATCAAGCAATCGCGCGCGGTCTTGCGTATGCGCCATATGCGGATTTAATCTGGTGTGAAACGAGTGAACCAAACCTAGAGCAAGCGCAGCGTTTTGCAGATGCAATTCACGAGCAGTTCCCTGGTAAACTATTAGCCTACAACTGTTCTCCTTCTTTCAACTGGAAAAAGAAGCTGGATGACGCGACGATCGAAACGTTCCAGCAGCAGCTTGCGGCAATGGGCTATAAATTCCAATTCGTTACACTTGCAGGGTTCCATGCACTGAACCACAGCATGTTCGAGCTCGCAAAAGGCTACAAAGCAAGAGGTATGGGTGCTTATTCTGAGCTTCAGCAACGAGAGTTTGATAGTGAGATCGACGGGTATACGGCAACTCGCCATCAGCGCGAAGTAGGAACAGGCTACTTTGACGAAGTAACACAGCTCGTTTCAGGCGGAACAGCTTCAACAACTGCCCTAAAAGGATCTACAGAAGAAGATCAATTTCAGTCTCAAAAGGCGTAG
- the aceB gene encoding malate synthase A: MTIETSNLQVLGDITPAYEKILTPGAILFLKSLHLQFNTTRKELLEQRKVKQKEIDAGILPTFLPETEHIRNSDWTISPLPKDLHDRRVEITGPVDRKMVINALNSGAKLFMADLEDSNSPTWENTIEGQINLKDAVNGTISFENPNGKKYTLNKDIATLIVRPRGWHLEEKHIVVDNEVMSGSLVDFGLYFYHNAKTLIEKGSGPYFYLPKMESHKEARLWNDVFIYAQQQLGIPRGTIKATVLIETIVAAFEMDEILYELREHSAGVNCGRWDYIFSYIKKFRNQPHVILPDRSLVTMTVPFMRSYSLLAIKTCHKRNAPAIGGMAAQIPIKNDEAANAAAFEKVRADKEREASDGHDGTWVAHPGLVPVAMEVFDRIMPTPNQIDRKREDVVVTADDLVAVPEGEITEEGLRVNISVGIQYIASWLRGKGAAPINHLMEDAATAEISRAQVWQWIRHPKGILNDGRKVTFELVEELKLQEVQKLRQQMNEDSFNSGRFMEAVGLFDELICDDDFQDFLTNRGYEVL, encoded by the coding sequence GTGACCATCGAAACCTCTAATCTTCAAGTATTAGGCGATATAACCCCAGCGTATGAAAAGATATTAACACCAGGTGCCATTCTTTTCTTAAAGTCACTGCACCTTCAATTCAATACCACACGAAAAGAGCTTTTAGAGCAGCGTAAGGTAAAGCAAAAAGAAATCGATGCAGGGATTCTTCCCACCTTTTTACCTGAAACTGAACATATCCGAAACAGTGATTGGACCATCTCTCCTCTTCCGAAAGATCTTCATGATCGTAGGGTGGAAATTACAGGACCTGTTGACCGAAAAATGGTAATCAACGCGCTTAACTCTGGCGCCAAACTATTTATGGCCGATCTTGAAGATTCCAACTCGCCTACTTGGGAAAACACGATTGAGGGTCAGATCAATCTGAAGGATGCCGTTAACGGTACCATTTCTTTTGAAAATCCAAACGGCAAAAAATATACATTGAACAAGGACATTGCAACGTTAATTGTGCGTCCCCGCGGCTGGCATTTAGAAGAAAAACATATTGTTGTCGACAACGAAGTGATGTCTGGAAGTTTAGTAGATTTTGGACTTTATTTTTATCACAATGCGAAAACACTTATTGAAAAAGGTTCTGGTCCTTATTTTTACCTTCCTAAAATGGAAAGCCACAAAGAAGCGCGGCTTTGGAACGATGTTTTCATCTACGCACAACAGCAGCTAGGCATTCCTAGAGGAACAATCAAAGCAACTGTACTAATTGAAACAATTGTCGCAGCATTTGAGATGGATGAAATATTATACGAACTGCGTGAACACTCTGCAGGTGTAAACTGTGGACGCTGGGATTATATTTTTAGCTATATTAAAAAATTCCGTAACCAGCCGCACGTCATTCTGCCAGATCGGTCGCTTGTTACGATGACTGTACCATTCATGAGATCTTACTCTCTTCTGGCGATCAAAACATGTCACAAACGGAACGCCCCTGCGATTGGTGGAATGGCAGCACAGATTCCGATCAAAAATGATGAAGCAGCAAACGCAGCTGCTTTTGAAAAAGTACGTGCTGACAAAGAGCGCGAGGCTTCTGACGGTCATGACGGAACATGGGTGGCGCACCCGGGACTTGTACCTGTCGCGATGGAAGTGTTCGACCGCATTATGCCGACGCCAAACCAAATTGATCGCAAGCGTGAAGATGTAGTCGTGACGGCTGACGATTTAGTGGCTGTACCAGAGGGCGAAATTACAGAAGAAGGTTTGCGTGTGAACATCAGTGTCGGCATCCAATACATCGCGTCATGGCTTAGAGGAAAAGGTGCTGCACCGATCAACCATCTCATGGAAGATGCGGCAACTGCAGAAATCTCTAGAGCTCAAGTATGGCAATGGATTCGTCACCCTAAAGGTATTTTGAACGATGGCCGCAAAGTTACATTCGAGCTGGTAGAGGAACTAAAGCTTCAGGAAGTTCAAAAATTAAGACAGCAAATGAATGAGGATTCATTCAACTCTGGCCGTTTTATGGAGGCAGTCGGGCTGTTTGACGAACTGATTTGCGATGATGATTTTCAAGATTTCTTAACCAATCGAGGTTATGAGGTGCTGTAG
- the yhfH gene encoding protein YhfH, with translation MTQFYKKSKNVIKQVLQNYICYNTMHYNQLKTKQEELKMKNYLELHRNIPDKTCTECGCVIEEQHESYLYECERCMGKHER, from the coding sequence ATGACTCAATTTTATAAAAAATCGAAAAATGTTATAAAACAGGTGTTGCAAAACTATATCTGTTATAATACAATGCATTATAATCAATTAAAAACAAAACAGGAGGAACTTAAAATGAAAAATTACTTGGAGCTACACCGCAACATACCGGACAAAACGTGTACAGAATGTGGATGTGTGATCGAGGAGCAACACGAATCTTACCTTTACGAGTGCGAGCGCTGTATGGGCAAACACGAGAGGTAA
- a CDS encoding helix-turn-helix domain-containing protein, with protein MVEGKIICFFREKKQITQRDLGMGICSSSHVSKIERGLTEYSSEVVKLLADRLQVDLEVEKETYYTIKSLLHQWMEAILMRQRKKAEHLKRKIEGYELLELPEFKRTYMLIHIRYNMLIGDFSDVPLIMKEAEKEENLSDIDVHLLLHNKAICLLYFDRDYEGAKVLLRQIDDSMYPYHEFYYHLALSHYFLGQHILAYKYASKSLDYFMKTHNFSRIIDAEMLILIQLEQDSMTEYKEDKYQSLLEMSETYGLQEQQSIILHNYAYHLFVNRHYLKAMDLYRRAMNLKDPNSKDYLGSLEGYIHAAFKSSMNAPKKLLKWVEEGLEKAKKLEDERSLHLFTLHQYKILSRLDDYYYYLESTAYPYFSNNEMKPQKDYYQIQLYHHFVKTGQMEKANLLSSACIESIEPKHQYV; from the coding sequence ATGGTTGAGGGGAAAATCATTTGCTTTTTTAGGGAAAAAAAACAAATCACCCAGCGAGATCTCGGTATGGGAATTTGTTCAAGTTCTCATGTGAGTAAGATCGAAAGAGGACTGACTGAGTATTCATCTGAAGTTGTAAAGCTTTTGGCAGATCGGCTACAGGTAGATTTGGAAGTAGAAAAAGAAACCTATTATACAATAAAATCACTGCTTCATCAGTGGATGGAAGCGATTCTGATGAGACAGAGAAAGAAAGCTGAACACCTGAAGCGCAAGATCGAAGGATATGAATTACTAGAACTGCCAGAATTCAAGCGGACCTATATGCTTATACATATACGCTACAATATGCTTATAGGAGACTTTTCTGATGTTCCTCTGATTATGAAAGAGGCAGAGAAAGAAGAAAATCTATCAGACATAGACGTTCATTTATTGTTACATAATAAAGCGATTTGCTTATTATATTTTGATAGAGATTATGAGGGTGCAAAAGTACTTCTAAGACAGATCGACGACTCTATGTATCCTTACCATGAATTTTATTATCATCTCGCCCTTAGCCATTATTTTCTTGGTCAGCATATCTTAGCTTATAAATATGCCAGTAAAAGTCTAGATTACTTTATGAAAACACATAATTTTTCAAGAATTATAGATGCAGAAATGCTAATTCTTATTCAACTGGAGCAGGACAGCATGACTGAATATAAAGAAGACAAGTATCAGTCTTTGCTTGAAATGAGTGAAACGTATGGACTGCAAGAGCAGCAATCAATCATTCTTCATAACTATGCCTACCACCTCTTTGTGAACAGGCATTACCTAAAAGCCATGGATTTATATAGACGAGCAATGAATCTGAAAGATCCTAACAGCAAAGATTATTTGGGATCATTAGAAGGGTATATCCATGCTGCCTTTAAATCGTCCATGAATGCTCCAAAAAAATTACTAAAGTGGGTAGAGGAGGGGTTGGAAAAAGCTAAGAAGCTTGAAGATGAGCGCAGTTTGCATTTGTTTACACTTCATCAATATAAAATTTTAAGTCGATTAGATGACTATTATTACTATTTGGAATCAACTGCCTACCCCTATTTTTCCAACAATGAGATGAAGCCACAGAAAGACTATTACCAAATACAGCTCTATCACCATTTTGTTAAAACCGGACAAATGGAAAAAGCCAACCTCTTGTCGAGCGCATGCATAGAATCTATTGAACCTAAACATCAGTATGTTTAA